From Pseudodesulfovibrio senegalensis, one genomic window encodes:
- a CDS encoding Nif3-like dinuclear metal center hexameric protein, protein MKSLDILSVFRTMAPEGFQSSWDNSGVQVVGESLDCSKVGVCLEPTPEMIRACLDWGAGVILTHHPLYMKPKGLGSESAFTEVVRMVMRSGAWLYAAHTSLDCAPDGPAFWLGERLGLESAGFLETAREFAPVEVSFYSPRTVTRDEAEMWTERPGMHSVSQSAAGEVRLVCDRDHWAGARSAVEFTLGMQPEYYVRALEAPARSVGFGQVGDLPQPLDWAAFMAELQGLVDRDVFTVCGDAPQTVARVAYCGGSGSSMADAAARAGADVLITGDMKYHAAVETPVCIVDVGHFSLEEEMMRLAALDLAERLGPEQVEVRFFKGTEPFRFHVRA, encoded by the coding sequence ATGAAATCACTGGATATACTTTCAGTTTTCCGCACAATGGCACCCGAGGGATTTCAGTCCTCGTGGGATAATTCCGGTGTTCAGGTCGTTGGCGAAAGCCTGGATTGCTCCAAGGTGGGGGTCTGTCTTGAACCCACGCCGGAGATGATCCGCGCCTGCCTTGACTGGGGCGCGGGCGTCATTCTCACGCACCATCCCCTGTACATGAAGCCCAAGGGGCTGGGCAGCGAAAGTGCCTTTACCGAGGTGGTGCGCATGGTCATGCGTTCGGGCGCGTGGCTGTATGCAGCGCATACGTCGCTGGATTGCGCTCCGGACGGCCCGGCCTTCTGGCTGGGCGAACGCCTCGGGCTGGAAAGCGCCGGGTTTTTGGAAACCGCCCGCGAGTTCGCGCCCGTGGAGGTTTCCTTTTATTCGCCGCGTACCGTGACCCGGGACGAGGCCGAGATGTGGACCGAGCGCCCGGGCATGCACAGCGTGAGCCAGAGTGCGGCGGGCGAGGTTCGCCTTGTATGCGACCGCGACCATTGGGCAGGCGCGCGCAGTGCCGTGGAGTTCACTCTCGGCATGCAGCCGGAGTACTATGTGCGCGCTCTGGAGGCTCCGGCCCGTTCCGTGGGCTTCGGGCAGGTGGGCGACCTGCCGCAGCCGCTGGACTGGGCGGCCTTCATGGCCGAGCTGCAGGGTCTGGTGGACCGCGACGTGTTCACCGTCTGCGGCGATGCGCCGCAAACCGTTGCCCGCGTGGCCTATTGCGGCGGATCGGGTTCGTCCATGGCCGATGCCGCAGCCCGTGCCGGGGCGGATGTGCTGATCACCGGAGACATGAAGTATCACGCGGCCGTGGAAACGCCCGTGTGCATTGTGGATGTGGGACATTTTTCATTGGAAGAGGAAATGATGCGCCTTGCGGCTCTTGATCTGGCCGAGCGGCTCGGGCCGGAGCAGGTCGAGGTGCGTTTTTTCAAGGGAACCGAGCCGTTTCGCTTTCACGTCCGCGCGTGA
- a CDS encoding zinc ribbon domain-containing protein, which translates to MYQKQIEQLVVLQRVDDQIIVLQEDLDAAPRELAELEGQLQALMDRKTQIEEKLDMLAQQRQKLDGEIEEDGAKIKKSKNKLMMSSNTKEYHAMMREMDSLEKLNRIREDEFTAVREELTRQNEAMEALEKEVEEVKEELAAKQANLEARTAKAKKALNSLNKKRDKACKVVPPPILGRYEFIRSRLENPVIVPVEDGICNGCHIKIPPQSYNDLQKGQQILSCPNCQRLIYWKEHIPEASKVV; encoded by the coding sequence ATGTATCAGAAACAGATTGAACAGCTGGTGGTGCTCCAGAGGGTGGACGACCAGATCATTGTTCTTCAGGAAGATCTGGACGCGGCACCGCGTGAGCTGGCCGAGCTGGAAGGCCAGTTGCAGGCCCTGATGGACCGCAAGACCCAGATCGAGGAAAAGCTGGACATGCTCGCGCAGCAGCGCCAGAAGCTCGATGGCGAAATCGAGGAAGACGGCGCCAAGATCAAGAAGAGCAAGAACAAGCTGATGATGTCGAGCAACACCAAGGAATATCACGCCATGATGCGCGAGATGGACAGCCTTGAAAAGCTCAACCGCATCCGCGAGGACGAGTTCACGGCCGTGCGCGAGGAACTGACCCGCCAGAACGAGGCCATGGAAGCGCTGGAAAAGGAAGTGGAAGAGGTCAAGGAAGAGCTTGCCGCCAAGCAGGCCAACCTCGAGGCTCGCACTGCCAAGGCCAAGAAGGCCCTCAACAGCCTGAACAAGAAGCGCGACAAGGCCTGCAAGGTGGTTCCGCCGCCGATTCTGGGCCGTTACGAATTCATCCGTTCCCGTCTGGAAAATCCGGTCATCGTGCCCGTGGAAGATGGCATCTGCAACGGCTGCCACATCAAGATTCCGCCGCAGAGCTACAACGACCTGCAAAAGGGCCAGCAGATCCTGAGCTGTCCCAACTGCCAGCGGTTGATCTATTGGAAGGAACATATCCCCGAGGCTTCCAAGGTCGTATAA